One segment of Terriglobales bacterium DNA contains the following:
- a CDS encoding tetratricopeptide repeat protein — MRDARQTAEEHFYTALDFFAQGKHNEAIKEYHAAIDADPTYTDALHGLARIYQDLDRYDEAIAIAQKLADLDPDDVLPHTSLSILFQKKGMIAEAEAEANRARVLGWKQQLKQSVAKKDTDGAA; from the coding sequence ATGAGAGACGCTCGCCAGACCGCAGAAGAGCATTTCTATACCGCTCTGGATTTTTTTGCCCAAGGCAAACACAATGAGGCCATCAAGGAATACCACGCCGCCATTGACGCCGACCCCACTTACACAGATGCGCTGCACGGATTAGCGCGCATTTACCAGGATCTCGACCGTTACGACGAAGCTATTGCCATTGCACAGAAACTGGCGGACCTTGACCCCGATGACGTGCTCCCGCATACCAGCCTCTCCATCCTATTTCAGAAAAAAGGAATGATCGCTGAAGCCGAGGCGGAAGCCAACCGCGCCCGCGTGCTTGGGTGGAAGCAGCAACTCAAGCAGAGCGTCGCTAAAAAAGATACGGACGGGGCAGCCTAA
- a CDS encoding SAM-dependent chlorinase/fluorinase, translating to MAPFQRMVTLTTDFGITEHYIGAMKGVIYNVNPAAQIVDISNSVHSYDLLDGALTLAQAYSYYPPNTLHVIVVDPGVGTARRPILATCGKYLFLAPDNGVLSLVYEREEAVSVRHITSQHYFLQPISNTFHGRDIFAPVAGWLSKGVDTEKFGEVITDFVRFTAPKPKLAGDNLFKGIVIKVDKFGNLITNITPHDMPQLFTPDPPAFKIFVGKAEITKMRTTYAEGAPGEVFAVLGSMGFLEIVTNRGSAQSSIGVGKGSEVGIKLE from the coding sequence GTGGCCCCTTTTCAGCGGATGGTAACTTTAACTACCGATTTCGGCATTACAGAGCATTATATCGGCGCCATGAAGGGCGTTATCTACAACGTTAACCCTGCTGCGCAGATCGTGGATATCAGTAATTCGGTCCATTCCTATGATCTGCTCGATGGCGCGCTGACCCTCGCCCAGGCTTATAGTTACTATCCGCCTAATACGTTGCATGTTATTGTCGTGGACCCAGGCGTAGGAACTGCCCGGCGGCCCATCCTGGCCACCTGCGGCAAATACTTGTTCCTGGCGCCCGACAACGGCGTTCTCTCTCTGGTATATGAGCGCGAAGAGGCTGTTAGCGTCCGCCACATCACCTCCCAGCACTATTTTTTGCAACCGATTAGCAACACCTTTCACGGGCGCGACATCTTTGCCCCTGTTGCCGGCTGGCTCAGCAAGGGAGTTGATACGGAAAAATTTGGGGAAGTGATTACAGATTTTGTGCGCTTTACCGCCCCCAAACCCAAGCTGGCAGGTGACAATCTATTCAAAGGTATTGTGATCAAAGTGGATAAGTTCGGGAACCTGATCACCAATATCACTCCCCATGACATGCCACAGTTGTTCACCCCCGACCCTCCGGCATTCAAAATTTTTGTCGGCAAAGCCGAGATTACCAAGATGAGAACCACCTATGCCGAGGGCGCACCCGGTGAGGTGTTTGCCGTATTGGGCAGCATGGGATTTTTGGAAATTGTCACCAATCGCGGATCGGCGCAAAGCAGCATTGGAGTAGGTAAAGGCAGCGAAGTAGGAATTAAGCTGGAATAG